The Ktedonobacterales bacterium sequence GCGTGGCGCTGCCTTTCAGCCGACGGGTACCGCGCCACCGCCAACGGCTACCACGACACCTAGCGCCGTTGGCAATGCATTCATGGCGCCTCAACCCAATGGTTCAGCAGAACTCACCTGGGATCCCGGCAATGACCACACCTTGACGGTGGCGCTTTCACTGGCTGGCCTGGCTCCCATGAATCCAGGCAGCTATCCCAGCGCCCCGTATCCCGCTACGCTCGGCTCTGGAGACTGCCAGCACCAGGGGAGTATGCTGCATCAGTTGGCAGCCGTCACGGCGGATCGATACGGCGCAGGCTCCAGCGCCACGACCATCAAGGGGATAGCGGGCGGCATCCCGGCCAGGGATTGGTATATCGCTCTCCACGCGCCCGCAGCAGGCAATCAGGGGGCTTCGCTGGCGTGCGCAAACGTCATCAACCCCAAGCCTTCCACTACAGAAAAGCAATCGGTGAAGGCGCGGCTGCGTGGTGTGCCTCATGAGCAAGGCGGGGAGGGAGCGCATGGGAAGGCGCGTCTGAGCCTCTCTGGCACGACCTTGACCGTGACCCTCTCATTAGTTGGTCTGGCCCCAGGAAGTCACCACGATGCTCATATTCATTCTGGTAGCTGCGCAAAGCAGGGGCCGGTAGTGCATCCGCTGGAAACGGTGGTGGCTGATTCTTCTGGTCGCGCGCAGGTCGTGACGACCATTCAAGGAGTGCAGGCCATCTCCGACAACTGGTATATCCACGTCCACAACGGTACGGACCTTAAAACCCAGGCCGGATACCAGCCGATTGCCTGCGGAGATGTTTTCGTCAGGTCGTGACCACGTGTATGAGCGCATAAAGCCCTGGTCAAGCCTTACTGGCCGGCGT is a genomic window containing:
- a CDS encoding CHRD domain-containing protein, with protein sequence MVHKSRFTRSVRSTAVLGAAIVLFLGGCGGIARGAAFQPTGTAPPPTATTTPSAVGNAFMAPQPNGSAELTWDPGNDHTLTVALSLAGLAPMNPGSYPSAPYPATLGSGDCQHQGSMLHQLAAVTADRYGAGSSATTIKGIAGGIPARDWYIALHAPAAGNQGASLACANVINPKPSTTEKQSVKARLRGVPHEQGGEGAHGKARLSLSGTTLTVTLSLVGLAPGSHHDAHIHSGSCAKQGPVVHPLETVVADSSGRAQVVTTIQGVQAISDNWYIHVHNGTDLKTQAGYQPIACGDVFVRS